A window from Enterocloster bolteae encodes these proteins:
- a CDS encoding molybdopterin-containing oxidoreductase family protein — MASYIRKTICPYDCPTSCGLLAETDGTRILSVKGDPDHPAAKGLICRKMQRYEQSIHSSERILTPMKRVGAKGEGEFEPITWDAAVKEIAGRWNRILEEDGADAILPMYYSGVMSVLQRKCGDAFFNRMGACDMVRTLCSSAKGAGYEAVMGQTGCLDPRELSDSSFYLVWGSNMKATRLQSMPALIRARSQGKRVVLIESCAADMDVYCDQTILIRPGTDGALALAMMHVMEEENLADRDFLAHQTEGYEAFRKTLSPYTPAWAEKETGIPAEVIADLAKEYASAAAPAIILGSGPSRYGNGGMTTRLITILSAYTGAWGRPGGGLCGCNPGAGPYVDNRLVTRPDFRKKPGRRVNINEIASALTGNRGEKPIRSFYVYGGNPVASVCCQKGIMEGLLRPDLFTVVHERFMTDTAMYADILLPAAFSVEQTDVYTAYGYCTFGTARKIIEPAGQSKSNWNTFCLLAQAMGYEEAYFKKTEEEMFEELLAHPMEGLSCISEEEWRILREGGAVSTAFADHGRFRTPSGKMMIYNENMEESMPRYVKCHGGTYPLRLVAVPSAYTLNSVFMDREDLKSGRGPMALMLHPEDAAARNIGDGSLVTAFNDLAEVEFTAKITPLVAEGTAAAEGVYDRTFTKDGLLVNALHHERLSDIGAATTLNDNTVDVKPC, encoded by the coding sequence ATGGCATCATATATAAGAAAAACAATCTGTCCCTACGACTGTCCCACATCCTGCGGACTTTTGGCAGAAACAGACGGAACCCGGATTTTGAGTGTGAAAGGCGACCCGGACCATCCGGCTGCAAAGGGGCTGATATGCAGGAAGATGCAGCGCTATGAGCAGTCCATCCATTCATCTGAGCGGATTCTTACACCCATGAAGCGGGTGGGCGCCAAGGGAGAGGGGGAATTTGAACCCATAACCTGGGATGCGGCGGTAAAGGAGATTGCAGGCAGGTGGAACCGTATTCTGGAAGAAGACGGGGCTGATGCTATCCTGCCCATGTATTACTCAGGGGTCATGAGCGTCCTGCAGCGCAAATGCGGGGATGCCTTTTTCAACCGGATGGGTGCCTGTGACATGGTCAGGACACTGTGTTCTTCCGCAAAGGGAGCAGGCTATGAGGCGGTCATGGGGCAGACAGGCTGTCTGGATCCTAGGGAGCTTTCGGACAGCAGCTTTTACCTGGTGTGGGGAAGCAATATGAAGGCCACCAGGCTTCAGTCCATGCCGGCACTGATCCGGGCGCGCAGTCAAGGAAAACGGGTGGTGCTCATAGAATCCTGCGCGGCAGATATGGATGTATACTGCGACCAGACCATTCTGATTCGTCCGGGCACGGACGGCGCCCTGGCATTGGCCATGATGCATGTGATGGAGGAAGAAAACCTGGCGGACAGGGATTTCCTCGCCCATCAGACAGAAGGATATGAGGCGTTCAGAAAGACTCTTTCCCCATACACCCCTGCCTGGGCGGAAAAGGAGACAGGCATCCCCGCAGAGGTAATTGCGGACCTGGCAAAGGAATACGCCTCAGCTGCGGCTCCGGCCATCATTCTGGGAAGCGGTCCCTCCCGCTATGGCAACGGTGGAATGACCACGCGCCTTATCACCATTTTGTCCGCTTATACAGGAGCCTGGGGGCGTCCCGGAGGCGGCTTGTGCGGCTGTAATCCGGGGGCTGGTCCCTATGTGGACAACCGGCTGGTCACCAGGCCGGATTTCAGGAAGAAACCGGGACGCAGGGTGAACATCAATGAGATTGCCTCCGCCCTTACAGGGAACAGGGGAGAGAAGCCCATACGCAGCTTCTATGTCTACGGAGGCAATCCGGTGGCCTCTGTCTGCTGTCAGAAGGGAATCATGGAGGGACTATTGCGCCCAGATTTATTTACGGTGGTCCATGAGCGGTTCATGACAGATACGGCCATGTATGCGGACATCCTTCTGCCCGCCGCCTTTTCCGTGGAACAGACTGATGTGTATACAGCGTACGGATACTGTACCTTTGGGACAGCCAGGAAAATCATCGAGCCGGCCGGACAGAGTAAGAGCAATTGGAACACCTTCTGCCTGCTGGCTCAGGCCATGGGATATGAGGAGGCATATTTTAAGAAGACAGAGGAAGAGATGTTTGAGGAGCTTCTGGCCCATCCCATGGAGGGGCTATCCTGTATCTCAGAAGAGGAATGGCGTATATTAAGGGAGGGGGGAGCTGTATCCACAGCCTTTGCAGACCATGGAAGATTCAGGACGCCTTCCGGTAAAATGATGATTTATAATGAAAACATGGAGGAGTCCATGCCCCGGTATGTTAAATGCCACGGGGGAACATACCCCCTGCGGCTGGTGGCGGTGCCCAGCGCATATACGCTGAATTCAGTCTTTATGGACAGGGAGGATTTAAAGTCAGGCCGGGGCCCTATGGCGCTGATGCTCCATCCAGAAGATGCGGCAGCAAGAAACATCGGGGACGGCAGTCTTGTTACAGCCTTTAATGATCTGGCAGAGGTGGAGTTTACCGCGAAAATCACGCCTCTGGTGGCGGAAGGAACGGCCGCGGCCGAGGGCGTTTACGACAGGACCTTTACAAAGGACGGGCTTCTGGTCAATGCCCTCCACCATGAACGGCTGTCCGATATAGGAGCAGCCACCACTCTTAACGACAATACGGTGGATGTAAAGCCATGTTAA
- a CDS encoding diaminopimelate dehydrogenase, with protein sequence MAIRVGILGYGNLGRGVECAVKHNPDMELKAVFTRRNPDSLSILTEGAKVCRAEDVLSMKDQIDVMILCGGSAMDLPGQTPEMAAHFNVIDSFDTHANIPRHFEAVDRAAKESGHVGIISVGWDPGMFSLNRLYANAILPGGSDYTFWGKGVSQGHSDAIRRIKGVKDARQYTIPVEAALTAVRSKKAPKLTTRDKHTRECFVVAEEGADLKAIEEAIVTMPNYFADYDTTVHFISQEELMRDHAGIPHGGFVIRTGSTGWNDENGHVIEYSLKLDSNPEFTASVIAAYARAAYRLSREGQSGCKTVFDIAPAYLSAADGAELRKHLL encoded by the coding sequence ATGGCAATCAGAGTTGGAATCTTAGGCTACGGAAACCTTGGAAGGGGTGTGGAGTGTGCCGTTAAGCACAATCCCGACATGGAGCTGAAAGCAGTGTTCACCAGGAGGAATCCTGACAGCCTCAGCATATTGACTGAGGGGGCTAAGGTTTGCAGGGCAGAGGATGTTCTGTCCATGAAGGACCAGATTGACGTGATGATACTCTGCGGAGGAAGCGCCATGGACCTTCCCGGACAGACCCCGGAAATGGCAGCGCATTTCAATGTAATAGACAGCTTTGACACCCACGCCAATATCCCCCGGCATTTTGAGGCAGTGGATAGGGCTGCAAAGGAAAGCGGTCATGTGGGAATTATATCCGTTGGCTGGGATCCGGGCATGTTCTCCCTTAACAGACTCTATGCCAATGCCATCCTGCCGGGCGGCAGTGATTATACCTTCTGGGGCAAGGGCGTCAGCCAGGGCCATTCCGATGCAATCCGCAGAATCAAAGGCGTGAAGGACGCAAGGCAGTACACTATTCCGGTGGAGGCAGCTCTTACGGCAGTGAGAAGCAAAAAAGCGCCAAAGCTTACCACCAGGGATAAACACACCAGGGAGTGCTTTGTGGTGGCAGAGGAGGGAGCTGATTTAAAGGCCATCGAGGAAGCCATCGTAACCATGCCGAACTACTTTGCTGATTATGACACCACGGTGCACTTTATCAGCCAGGAAGAACTGATGCGTGATCATGCAGGAATTCCCCATGGCGGTTTTGTTATCCGCACCGGCAGCACGGGATGGAATGACGAGAACGGACATGTGATTGAATACAGCCTGAAGCTGGACTCCAACCCGGAATTCACTGCATCTGTTATTGCGGCATATGCCAGGGCCGCATACCGTCTGAGCAGGGAAGGGCAGTCCGGCTGCAAGACCGTGTTCGACATTGCACCGGCTTACCTGAGCGCTGCGGATGGGGCAGAGCTCAGAAAGCATTTGCTTTAA
- a CDS encoding EcsC family protein — protein sequence MIRPLKKSPRQMEWKALEKKEGRFITAARHQKEPLLNRKLERFVPEKLEDTLNLAFYKAFELIFNRGTSIIEKTYRKEDMENTYKVNAYAAGLKESRKTMKAFSREAGKNKVRNLAAAGAGGIGLGALGIGLPDIPLFTGMVLKSIYETAISYGFSYDTAEEQCYILKLISTALSRGDAAESGNRSLDAMGRLIRTGTPLSETALSGTPLSGTPLSGTFSGQDGLAALPGGPESHDTASLCTSLMQQASHALSSELLYMKFLQGIPIAGIIGGMYDAVYLKRIADYADMKYKRRFLEKSNPDI from the coding sequence ATGATAAGACCTCTGAAAAAAAGCCCGCGCCAGATGGAATGGAAGGCGTTAGAAAAAAAGGAGGGGCGTTTTATAACCGCAGCCCGGCATCAAAAGGAGCCTCTGCTGAACCGGAAGCTGGAGCGTTTTGTCCCGGAAAAACTGGAGGATACCCTGAACCTGGCATTTTATAAGGCATTTGAGCTGATATTCAACCGAGGAACATCCATCATAGAAAAAACATACCGGAAGGAGGATATGGAAAATACCTATAAAGTCAATGCTTACGCCGCAGGGCTGAAGGAAAGCAGAAAGACTATGAAGGCATTTTCCAGGGAAGCCGGTAAGAATAAGGTCAGGAACCTGGCCGCAGCCGGTGCCGGCGGAATCGGCCTGGGAGCTTTGGGCATCGGACTTCCCGACATACCGCTGTTTACCGGCATGGTCCTGAAAAGCATCTATGAAACAGCCATAAGCTACGGATTCTCTTACGATACGGCTGAGGAACAATGTTATATATTAAAGCTGATTTCCACTGCCCTGTCCAGAGGTGATGCGGCTGAATCCGGCAACCGGAGTCTGGACGCCATGGGACGCTTAATCCGCACCGGGACGCCTCTGTCTGAAACGGCCCTGTCTGGAACACCTCTGTCCGGAACACCTCTGTCCGGAACGTTCTCCGGCCAGGACGGCCTTGCTGCTCTTCCCGGCGGACCTGAATCCCATGATACAGCCTCTCTTTGCACCAGCCTTATGCAGCAGGCATCCCATGCCCTTTCCTCAGAACTGCTGTACATGAAATTTTTGCAGGGAATCCCCATTGCGGGAATCATAGGTGGAATGTATGACGCTGTTTATCTCAAACGGATCGCTGATTATGCGGATATGAAATATAAGCGCAGATTTCTGGAAAAAAGCAATCCTGATATATAG
- a CDS encoding glycosyl hydrolase family 18 protein, with product MKIYVVKQGDSVDSIAESQGIPVETLVWANQIEYPYRLAVGQALYISDGEIGEGRRPLFSSGYAYPFIDSGVLEDTLPYLSAINVFSYGFTEDGNLVLPMADDAWMIERALQWGVRPVLTLTPLGEDGRFNNNLVSALVRSQENQQRLIWELGRTMQEKGYEGLDIDFEYVLAEDRVEYADFVRRATQVLNIFGYTVTVALAPKTSAQQRGLLYEGIDYRLLGEAANHVMLMTYEWGYSQGPPMAVAPINMVRKVVEYAVSEIPPEKIILGIPNYGYDWPLPFERGVTRARSLGTLEAVKLAVDFGVDIRFDETAMSPYFRYWQYGIQHEVWYEDARSIRAKFDLIKEFNLYGAGYWQLMRFFRANWLLMDDMFYIERDWPLMDYEDMS from the coding sequence ATGAAAATATATGTAGTGAAACAGGGAGACAGTGTTGACTCCATCGCAGAATCCCAGGGGATTCCCGTTGAGACCCTTGTTTGGGCAAATCAGATAGAATATCCATACCGCCTGGCCGTTGGCCAGGCTCTTTATATCTCTGACGGGGAGATCGGGGAGGGACGAAGGCCCCTGTTTTCCAGCGGTTATGCATATCCCTTTATTGACAGCGGGGTACTGGAGGATACTCTGCCTTATCTGAGCGCCATCAATGTATTTTCCTATGGTTTTACTGAGGATGGGAATCTGGTTCTTCCCATGGCGGATGACGCGTGGATGATAGAAAGGGCTCTGCAGTGGGGTGTCCGCCCGGTGCTTACCCTGACGCCCCTGGGAGAGGACGGGCGTTTTAACAATAATCTGGTATCAGCCCTGGTGAGAAGCCAGGAAAACCAGCAGCGCCTTATATGGGAGCTGGGACGCACGATGCAGGAAAAGGGATACGAGGGCCTGGACATTGATTTTGAATATGTGCTGGCGGAAGACCGGGTGGAGTATGCTGATTTTGTGCGCCGTGCCACCCAGGTCCTCAACATTTTCGGTTATACGGTTACGGTGGCCCTCGCGCCTAAGACGTCGGCCCAGCAGAGGGGGCTTCTCTATGAGGGCATTGATTACCGGCTGCTGGGGGAGGCGGCTAACCATGTTATGCTGATGACCTACGAGTGGGGATACAGCCAGGGACCTCCTATGGCCGTGGCCCCCATCAATATGGTGAGGAAGGTTGTGGAATATGCGGTGAGCGAGATTCCTCCTGAGAAAATCATTCTGGGAATTCCTAACTACGGCTATGACTGGCCCCTTCCTTTTGAAAGGGGAGTAACCAGAGCCAGGTCACTGGGCACCCTGGAGGCAGTGAAGCTGGCAGTTGATTTTGGAGTGGATATCCGGTTTGATGAAACTGCCATGTCTCCTTATTTCCGGTACTGGCAGTATGGTATCCAGCATGAGGTATGGTATGAGGATGCAAGGAGCATCAGGGCAAAGTTTGACCTTATCAAGGAATTTAATCTGTATGGGGCCGGGTATTGGCAGCTGATGCGGTTTTTCAGGGCCAACTGGCTGCTGATGGATGATATGTTTTATATTGAGCGGGATTGGCCATTGATGGATTATGAAGATATGTCATAA
- a CDS encoding MBL fold metallo-hydrolase, with the protein MKLKIAGSGGMFLIPNPFCKCPVCQEARTKRGRYERLGPSLYIEDIGMLIDTPEDIAVACERQGISRIDYLSISHKDPDHTRGMRIVEPLGYDCITGKGTPIQFIALPEVIDDINAWNGDGLYYYQNILNCISINRTNYAKIGSIELHLVNNKTHRGNMTFYVISDGSKKAVYACCDVKPFVPNELYYDTDVLIIGLVSDDGILKDGSSLDSAPFRDDMFTLDEMLELKRTYRIKRIVITHIDEYWGKSYAYYREFEKKLDNVSFAYDGMEIVL; encoded by the coding sequence ATGAAGCTTAAAATTGCAGGAAGCGGCGGTATGTTTCTGATTCCCAACCCTTTTTGTAAATGCCCGGTATGCCAGGAAGCAAGAACCAAACGGGGCCGGTACGAGCGCTTAGGGCCCAGTCTTTATATTGAGGACATCGGAATGCTCATTGACACGCCGGAGGACATTGCAGTCGCCTGTGAAAGGCAGGGTATTTCCAGGATTGATTATCTTTCCATCTCCCACAAGGATCCTGACCATACGCGGGGCATGCGAATCGTGGAGCCGTTGGGTTATGACTGCATTACCGGCAAGGGAACCCCTATACAGTTCATAGCACTTCCAGAGGTTATAGACGATATCAATGCCTGGAACGGCGATGGCCTGTACTACTATCAGAATATTCTGAACTGCATTTCAATCAACAGGACTAACTATGCTAAAATCGGTTCCATAGAATTACACCTGGTAAATAACAAAACCCATCGTGGCAATATGACATTTTATGTTATATCAGACGGCTCCAAAAAAGCTGTTTACGCCTGCTGCGATGTGAAGCCGTTTGTCCCCAATGAATTGTATTATGACACGGATGTTTTAATCATCGGGCTGGTTTCCGACGACGGCATACTTAAAGACGGGTCCTCTCTTGATTCTGCACCGTTCAGAGACGATATGTTCACCTTGGACGAGATGCTGGAGCTGAAGCGCACATACAGGATAAAGCGCATTGTCATTACCCATATTGATGAGTACTGGGGTAAATCCTATGCTTACTACCGGGAATTTGAAAAAAAGCTGGACAATGTATCATTTGCCTATGACGGCATGGAGATTGTCCTATAG
- a CDS encoding MarR family winged helix-turn-helix transcriptional regulator: MNQYTGIYRRCELWFIRRELEQFGLQPLEGKIIMFLQDNQCTQEDIGAHFDLDKGRIARNLSELEEKGLVRRLINEKNKRQKFVSLTVRGNQVLEEIHRISGRWDEICFAGFTEEERGQQQDYLRRIAENAIEYKHRVGECTYGK; this comes from the coding sequence ATGAATCAGTATACGGGAATATACCGGCGTTGTGAGCTTTGGTTTATCCGGAGGGAGTTAGAGCAGTTTGGACTGCAGCCTCTGGAGGGGAAAATCATTATGTTTCTTCAGGACAACCAGTGTACCCAGGAGGACATCGGCGCCCATTTTGACCTGGACAAGGGAAGGATTGCCAGAAATCTGTCTGAGCTTGAGGAAAAGGGACTGGTGCGGCGTCTCATCAACGAGAAGAATAAAAGGCAGAAGTTTGTAAGTCTTACTGTCAGGGGGAATCAGGTTCTGGAAGAAATACACCGCATATCAGGCAGGTGGGACGAGATTTGTTTTGCGGGATTCACAGAGGAAGAGCGCGGGCAGCAGCAGGATTATCTGCGGCGGATTGCTGAAAATGCAATTGAATATAAACACAGAGTAGGAGAATGTACATATGGTAAATAA
- a CDS encoding cation diffusion facilitator family transporter, protein MGEGNEQKVSGKKIRSHGAGLAMRVSCVSIAINVVLSVFKVGAGILAHSGAMISDGVHSASDVFSTLIVMAGITMASRKSDKEHPYGHERMECVAALLLSAVLFATGIAIGVSAVETIGSGPEGSRNVPGMLALGAAVISIVVKEWMFWYTRAAARKLKSGALMADAWHHRSDALSSVGAFIGILGARMGVPVMDPLASFVICIFIVKAALDVFRDSMDKMVDKACDEETVRSIEQAALDTRGVERVGSMKTRLFGSRIYVDLEIEADKSLMLEQAFTIAKEVHDTIEARFPQVKHCSVQVSPEGSTGLEGKEN, encoded by the coding sequence ATGGGAGAAGGTAATGAGCAGAAGGTTTCAGGGAAAAAGATAAGAAGTCATGGTGCGGGGCTGGCCATGCGGGTATCCTGTGTCAGCATTGCCATCAACGTAGTACTCTCCGTATTCAAGGTAGGTGCGGGTATCCTGGCCCATTCCGGCGCCATGATATCGGATGGGGTCCATTCTGCCTCGGATGTGTTCAGCACGCTGATTGTCATGGCAGGAATTACCATGGCTTCCAGAAAGTCAGATAAGGAACATCCCTATGGCCATGAGCGGATGGAATGCGTGGCGGCTCTGTTACTGTCAGCCGTACTGTTTGCCACAGGAATCGCCATTGGGGTGAGCGCGGTGGAAACCATTGGTTCGGGACCGGAAGGGAGCAGGAATGTTCCTGGAATGCTGGCTTTGGGGGCCGCGGTTATATCCATTGTGGTTAAGGAATGGATGTTCTGGTATACCAGGGCTGCGGCCAGAAAATTAAAATCAGGTGCACTGATGGCGGACGCATGGCATCACCGCAGCGACGCGCTGTCCTCAGTGGGCGCTTTTATCGGTATTCTGGGCGCCAGAATGGGAGTGCCGGTCATGGACCCGTTGGCCAGCTTCGTCATCTGTATATTCATAGTAAAGGCAGCCCTGGATGTGTTCAGGGATTCCATGGATAAGATGGTGGATAAGGCGTGTGACGAGGAGACCGTCAGATCCATAGAGCAGGCGGCGTTAGATACACGGGGAGTGGAACGTGTGGGCTCCATGAAAACAAGGCTTTTCGGTTCCAGGATATATGTTGACCTGGAGATTGAAGCAGACAAAAGCCTTATGCTGGAGCAGGCATTCACAATTGCAAAGGAAGTCCACGATACCATCGAAGCAAGATTCCCGCAGGTCAAACACTGTTCGGTACAGGTGAGTCCCGAAGGCAGCACAGGCCTGGAGGGGAAGGAAAATTAG
- a CDS encoding MATE family efflux transporter yields MVNNLTEGKPLKLLFFFAMPMVVGNLFQQLYNMVDSMVVGRFVGEDALAAVGSSFPVVFLSVAIAAGLSMGCTVVISQFFGAGKILEMKITVSTALISLGVIGLIIMGIGEIIAGPLLTLLGTDPDIMADSLAYLRIYFGGAVFLFLYNSLNGIYNALGDSQTPLKFLMVSALTNIVLDLLFVIQFNMGVAGVAWATLIAQGMCAVFSFFVLIARLRKMENEEAAKGKSFTFFDMSSAERIAKVGVPSMLQQSIVSISMMLMQGLVNSYGKVFVAGYTAATKIDTLAMMPNMNFSNAMSSYAAQNIGARKMDRVKQGYKASMFMVVVFSLIITSIIFLFGPQLLGLFLKQGAEGSAMSYGLSYMKTVSVFYILMGALFVSNGLLRGAGDMGAFMLSSVVNLFSRVAIAYLLAHFIGASAIWWSIPTGWAVGALFSFLRVRSGKWMARRLVD; encoded by the coding sequence ATGGTAAATAATCTGACTGAGGGAAAACCTCTTAAATTGCTGTTTTTCTTTGCAATGCCCATGGTCGTGGGTAATCTGTTCCAGCAGCTCTACAACATGGTGGACTCCATGGTGGTGGGGCGTTTTGTGGGGGAGGATGCCCTGGCAGCCGTTGGTTCATCCTTTCCCGTGGTCTTTTTGTCCGTTGCCATTGCGGCGGGGCTGTCCATGGGCTGTACCGTGGTTATTTCCCAGTTTTTCGGGGCAGGTAAGATACTTGAAATGAAGATAACTGTTTCCACGGCCCTCATATCCCTGGGAGTGATTGGACTTATTATTATGGGAATCGGGGAAATCATCGCGGGACCTCTGCTGACCCTTTTGGGAACAGACCCGGACATTATGGCTGACTCCCTTGCCTACCTGAGGATATATTTCGGGGGAGCCGTTTTCCTGTTTTTGTATAATTCGCTGAACGGTATCTACAATGCACTGGGAGACAGCCAGACGCCTCTTAAGTTCCTTATGGTGTCGGCCCTGACCAATATTGTCCTGGACCTGCTGTTTGTCATTCAATTCAACATGGGTGTGGCGGGTGTGGCCTGGGCAACTCTTATAGCCCAGGGCATGTGCGCTGTTTTTTCCTTTTTTGTATTGATAGCCCGCCTGAGAAAAATGGAAAATGAGGAGGCGGCCAAAGGAAAGTCATTTACTTTTTTTGATATGTCCTCGGCTGAGCGTATTGCCAAAGTGGGCGTGCCCTCCATGCTCCAGCAGTCCATTGTCTCCATCAGCATGATGCTGATGCAGGGGCTTGTAAATTCTTATGGGAAGGTGTTTGTGGCCGGTTATACGGCTGCCACTAAGATTGATACCCTGGCAATGATGCCCAACATGAACTTTTCCAACGCCATGTCCAGCTACGCGGCCCAGAACATCGGAGCCAGAAAAATGGACCGTGTGAAGCAGGGGTATAAGGCCAGCATGTTTATGGTGGTGGTATTCTCTCTTATTATTACCAGCATCATTTTCCTGTTCGGTCCGCAGCTTCTGGGACTTTTCCTGAAACAGGGGGCTGAGGGCAGCGCCATGAGCTACGGGCTCAGCTATATGAAAACCGTATCTGTATTTTACATATTGATGGGAGCCCTGTTCGTAAGCAATGGTCTGCTGCGGGGAGCCGGCGACATGGGGGCGTTTATGCTCAGCTCAGTGGTGAACCTGTTCTCCCGCGTGGCCATTGCCTACCTGCTGGCGCATTTCATCGGAGCCAGCGCCATATGGTGGTCCATACCTACAGGATGGGCTGTGGGAGCATTGTTCTCCTTCCTGCGCGTAAGAAGCGGGAAGTGGATGGCCAGGAGACTGGTGGATTAA
- a CDS encoding inositol monophosphatase family protein, with product MEINAERVIELVKSVRPLFMDHERASRITVKGAADFVTQVDFLVQERMRSGLFDMYPQVQFMGEEKDNRDIDFSGAVWILDPVDGTTNLIHDFRCSALSLALCDRGQMELGLIYQPYEDELFLAQRGKGAFLNGNPIHVSSVKDLGQSLISIGTSPYNHDLADRNFEDIKRVFLKCSDIRRTGSAAVDLAYVACGRLDAYFERCLNPWDFAAGMLLIEEAGGRVTTFAGRAVDVSGPSDILSSNGRIGILLEDELLPL from the coding sequence ATGGAGATAAACGCAGAAAGGGTCATTGAGCTGGTAAAATCGGTGAGGCCCCTTTTTATGGACCATGAGAGGGCGTCCAGGATAACGGTAAAAGGGGCAGCGGATTTTGTGACTCAGGTTGATTTCCTGGTCCAGGAGCGGATGCGCAGCGGACTTTTTGACATGTATCCCCAGGTACAGTTCATGGGGGAGGAAAAAGATAACAGGGACATTGATTTTTCTGGGGCAGTATGGATACTTGACCCGGTGGACGGGACTACCAACCTGATTCATGATTTCAGGTGCAGCGCCCTTTCGCTGGCTCTGTGTGACAGGGGACAGATGGAGCTGGGACTTATATATCAGCCCTATGAGGATGAGCTGTTTCTGGCACAGCGGGGCAAGGGAGCGTTTCTCAACGGGAACCCCATCCATGTCAGCTCTGTCAAGGATTTGGGGCAGAGCCTGATTTCCATTGGAACCAGCCCTTATAACCATGATCTGGCAGACAGGAATTTTGAGGATATCAAGCGTGTATTCCTCAAGTGCTCTGATATCAGGCGCACCGGTTCCGCGGCAGTGGATCTGGCCTATGTTGCCTGCGGAAGGCTGGATGCATATTTCGAGCGTTGTCTGAATCCCTGGGATTTTGCGGCAGGTATGCTGCTGATTGAAGAGGCAGGGGGAAGGGTGACAACCTTTGCCGGCAGAGCGGTGGATGTATCCGGACCATCGGATATACTGTCTTCCAACGGCAGGATTGGAATTTTGCTGGAGGATGAGCTGCTCCCTTTGTGA
- a CDS encoding TetR/AcrR family transcriptional regulator — MRKAALALFVQKGFKDVTMKDICEAAGLSRGGLYTHYGSTGQVFADIIEELMSGLESQVAGKMERGLPASLILDELLERYQSEMLDRSGSLGLAFYEYYSGLPLTEDNAMLKQYYSSKTMLCSLIEYGIGKGEFRQAHADAVADLLLFSYQGVRMLSSIMPLDDDNIPEGMIREIRSMLVK; from the coding sequence ATACGGAAAGCGGCACTGGCTTTATTTGTTCAGAAGGGATTTAAGGATGTTACAATGAAAGATATCTGTGAGGCGGCAGGTCTTAGCCGCGGCGGATTATATACGCACTACGGGAGTACCGGCCAGGTATTTGCCGACATCATAGAGGAACTTATGTCAGGCCTTGAAAGCCAGGTTGCCGGGAAAATGGAACGGGGCCTGCCGGCGTCCCTCATATTGGACGAATTATTAGAGCGTTACCAGTCCGAGATGCTTGACCGGAGCGGTTCGTTAGGACTTGCTTTTTATGAGTATTACAGCGGCCTGCCGTTAACAGAGGACAATGCCATGCTGAAGCAGTATTACAGTTCAAAGACAATGCTTTGCAGCCTGATTGAATACGGCATTGGCAAAGGCGAGTTCAGGCAGGCCCATGCAGACGCGGTTGCGGATTTGCTGCTGTTCTCTTATCAGGGCGTGCGGATGCTGAGCAGTATCATGCCACTGGACGATGATAATATACCAGAGGGCATGATCCGTGAAATCAGATCTATGTTGGTAAAGTAA